The nucleotide window TACAACCCTTTTTGCCTGCACAACAGTTAGTACATATCCGATCATTCTTCTTTTCTTCTGAAAGTGGGCAAATCCCATAGGCAATTCTTGGATCGCAATTCAGAGTACAAGCCTTTGGATTTCTAGGATCAGACTCTCCTTCACAAACAAAAGTTCCATCATCACTAAAGTATTTACAGCCCTTTTTGCCTGCGCAACAGTTGGTGCATATCCGATCATTCTTCTTTTCTTCTGAAAGTGGGCAAATCCCATAGGCAATTCTTGGATCGCAATTCAGAGTACAAGCCTTTGGATTTCTAGGATCAGACTCTCCTTCACAAACAAAAGTTCCATCATTACTAAAGTACTTACAGCCCTTTTTGCCTGCGCAACAGTTGGTGCATATCCGATCATTCTTCTTTTCTTCTGAAAGTGGGCAAATCCCATAGGCAATTCTTGGATCGCAATTCCGAGGACAAGCCTTTGGATTTCTAGGATCAGACTCTCCTTCACAAACAAAAGTTTCATCATCACTAAAGTACTTACAACCCTTCGTGCCTGCGCAACAGTTGGTGCATATCCGatcattctttttttcttctgaaaGTGGGCAAATCCCATAGGCAATTCTTGGATCGCAATTCCGAGGACAAGCCTTCGGATTTCTAGGATCAGACTCTCCTTCACAAACAAAAGTTCCATCATCACTAAAGTACTTACATCCCTTCGTGCCTGCGCAACAGTTGGTGCATATCCGATCATTCTTCTTTTCTTCTGAACGCGGGCAAACTCCATAGGCAATTCTTGGATCACAATTTAAGGGACAAGCCTTGGCATCTGCATGTTCCACATTGCTTACAAGCAGAGACATTCCTATAACATAGCCACATTAATTACCTTATGAGTGTTGAACAATGGATTCAAGTAATTGGTTAAGAGAGAAACTTAAAGAAAGGGAAATACATAAAATCCTCCTTAAATTACGTAGAAGTCTTATTATCCTCGTGAACTCGTTTGAAGTGATATTATTACCTCCATATAACGCCCAGACAGTGGCAAATTCAgatgggagaaattcaaaaatagttagaTTTACaggtggtcattcaaaaataatcataatttcaaaagtaatcgaaatttagtcatttttcatgtaaagataaatatgaacggaaacactgttcaaaatcaaaaaataagtccagtataatatactggaattcaaGTATAATATAGTGAAACTCCAGTATATTCTAGCACAagtatactggaattccagtataatatactagagatccAGTATAattaccggtccagcataatatactggagattgaagcAGTATATTACACTGAAACTTTTAACGtattggagttccaacataatatgttggaagttcatactacaggtgcaccgatctccagtatattatattggaactttctgtattgcagcaaaataatgactatttATCAATGACTATTTATCAATGACTTtgtaaacgctgactatttttgaatgaccagtccgaaaactggctagcccgtactATTTTTACAATTTAGATGAACATTTGTGGGTGCTTGTGCACCCATTACTTTTGACtaaatatagtaaatttgcttagataattataaaaatatttaaataaatattaagtGACCCATAATTAAActcctttttcctctcctttCGGATTTTTTACACGCGAGCACTTAACGAGAGTGATGAGAAAATATGTTTgaaattttatctttttcattaattcttttgtttaattttttcGCTTCTTAAagtctttttctttcatttttctttataatCATTTATTTTCTCCATCCTTATTCATATACCTCCCACAGTGCACACACAGAACATATCCTCAGGGGCATAAACACACAAAGTCACCAACGCTCAATTAGTCTCCAGCGAAAGAGGTGAAGGAGAAaccaaaaagtaaaagaaaaaagaataaaataaggttaaaaatcaacaacaaaaaaaagaaaaattaaagatcaaaagttttttttaatgaaaatgaCATGTGGCACAACAAAATTGGTGCATGACGATTACCATCTTTCTTAAAACTAGGTTAGCCAAGAAAGAAAATAGTAATATCACTTTAATCGACTTCAGGGTAATAGGACTCTCGCAAAGGTTAGTAACAAACTAAAGTAGACAAATTCGAGgggattttatgtattttcccttAAAGAAAGCTGAAAAGAAGAGCCTTACCAAGTAAGAGGAGGAGAGCAAGGAAACTAACTCTGTGAACAGCCATACTTACTATCTCCTTAGTTAACTGGTTTTCTTTTTGAGCATGGAGAGTGTTATCTTATGCATCTATTTATAGCAGTTTAGCCATCTAATAAAACAACACATGAGAATGACTTGACATCGAGACATCGAAGACGACTTTGTTTCATTTGCAATGTTGTAAATACACGTGGATTTCATTTCCTGGTACCCATGAAAAACAGTCCTTTGAGTATTTTTAAAAAACTAGTATAAGTTATTTGATGCAAATAATAACCAAAACAATATGTAGTCAGTTTTAGATCAATTTCAAAAACTACTATTGTGTTGTTTCGgttttgtatacggtcaaaatcagggAAGATCAATTTGAGGCTTTTGTGGCAGTTCAAGCTCGGCCTCGATGGGATCAAAGCACGGACCAAGGCCCGTCCCCAAAGTACTCGCCTCGGCAGGGTACGTCGAAGACTCACCATGGTGTACCTCGAGGCAATATGAAAATCGACAACCGTCATGGAAAGGCGGGAAACCCCCGAGGGCATACGATGAGGACTGACAAAgtctgcaagaatagtacaaatccGTGCTAGTCGTTATACAGTTGTACTCATAGCATTTCTTCGTCATTTATTGGACATGTATTGTGTTGAGATTcacccctcatatataaaggatACCCTTGGCATTTTG belongs to Nicotiana tabacum cultivar K326 chromosome 6, ASM71507v2, whole genome shotgun sequence and includes:
- the LOC142181564 gene encoding uncharacterized protein LOC142181564, translating into MAVHRVSFLALLLLLGMSLLVSNVEHADAKACPLNCDPRIAYGVCPRSEEKKNDRICTNCCAGTKGCKYFSDDGTFVCEGESDPRNPKACPRNCDPRIAYGICPLSEEKKNDRICTNCCAGTKGCKYFSDDETFVCEGESDPRNPKACPRNCDPRIAYGICPLSEEKKNDRICTNCCAGKKGCKYFSNDGTFVCEGESDPRNPKACTLNCDPRIAYGICPLSEEKKNDRICTNCCAGKKGCKYFSDDGTFVCEGESDPRNPKACTLNCDPRIAYGICPLSEEKKNDRICTNCCAGKKGCKYFSDDGTFVCEGESDPRNPKACPRNCDGRIAYGICPLSEEKKNDRICTNCCAGKKGCKYFSDDGTFICEGESEYASKVDEYVREVENDLQKSKVAVS